The Miltoncostaea marina DNA window TCCGCGGGCTCGCCGGAGGCCACCGACACGGTGTAGAGCGTGCCCGCGTTCACGACGTGGTTGTTGGTCACCACGAGGCCGCGCTCGGCGTCGAGCACCCAGCCCGAGCCGGTGGCGGCGTGCCCGGCGCCGTCGGCAGCGTTCACGACCACCACGGAGGGGCGCGCGTCCTCGACCACGTCGGCCAGGGCGCCGTCGTCCCAGATCACCCCGCCCAGCCAGAGGCCGAGGATCGCGAGGCCCGTCAGGGCGACCACGCCGCCGGCGATGCCCGCGAGCAGCCCGCCGGGGGCGCGGGACGGGCCATCGTCGGGGTCGTCGGGACGCGGCTCCACCACCCGGCCCGCCGCCGCACCGACCTGCACCACGGTGCCGGCCGCGGGCCCGGTGCGGGAGGTGACGATCTCCGTCTCGCCGATGAGGACCGCCTCGCCGCCCTCGAGCACGACCGGCGCGTGGAGGATGCGGCCGTCGACCCGGGTGCCGTTCGACGACCCGAGATCCTCCAGCTCGGCGCGCCCGTCCTCGAGTGGGGTCAGCGCGGCGTGCTGCCGGGAGACGAGCGGGTCGTCGAGGACGAGGTCGCAGTCCTCGTCGCGGCCGATCAGGAAGCGCTCGCCGGTCACCCGGACGTCGCGCTCCTCGCCGTCGGCGGTGTGAATCCTCAGCCACATGTGGCGCATCCTCCTGGCGATGCTGCCGCCCGCCCGAGCGGCGCGAACGGGGATGGGGTGGGGTGGTGTGCGGTCAGCGGAAGTCCTCGAAGCCGTCGTCCGGGGCGGGCGCCGGGGTGGGGGCGGGGGCCGGTGCCGGGGTGGGCGCGGGGGCCGGTGCCGGGGTGGGCGCCGGCGCGCTCGGCCCGGGCGCGGCGGGCGCGGGGGCGGGCGGCGCGGGCTCGGGCTCGGGCGTGGTGCGCATGGCGGGCAGGCGCCCGAGCGGCTCGACCGCGGCGATCCGCTGGGCGGGCCGCGCCACCACCGCGGCCGCGGCGGCCGGGCCGGGCGCCGCGACGGGCGCGGGCGCGTCGTCCCGCGTCGCGCGGCCCGCCGCGAAGGCGGCCCCGAACGCGACGATCGCGGCGGCCGCCACGGCGAGCGGCAGGCGGGCCGCCGGCGTCAGCCGCACGCCCGGATCCTGGTGCCGACGAGCTCGCACGTCTTCGTGGCCGGGCCGTTGCGCGTGATCTTGAGACGGTGATAGCTGCCGATCGCGCCGGGGCGCGTGATGCGGAAGTCGATGCGGGTGCCGACAGCGAGCGGCCGCCGGCCGAGCAGCGTCTTGAGCTTCGGCGCGGCGGTGCGGAGGCGGATCGTGCGGCCGTCGGCGCACGCGCGCCGGGGGCTGCACGTGATCTGCACCCGCACCCGGCCGCTCACGTCCTTGCGCAGGCGGCCGTCGCCGCCGGTCACCCGGACGCTGAGGAAGGCCCCCGGCTTGACGCGGCACCAGCGAACCATCGAGCGCACCACGCGGCAGCGCACGAACGGCTCGAGCCGCGACGAGATGACCGGCACGACGGGCGGGGCGGGCGGCGCGCCGGTCACCGGCACGGCCGGCACGGCCGGCGTGGGCGCCGGGTCACGGGGCGTAACGGGGACGATGTCGATCGGGATCTCGACGGGCGGCGGAGGCGGGGGCGGCGGCGCCCCGGTGTTGCGGACCGTGACCGTGATCGAGGCGACCGCGCGGTTGTTGGCCTCGTCGAAGGCCTCCGCACGGAGGGTGTGCTGACCCTCGGTGAGTTTGCGCGTGTCGAGCTCGCAGCCCCAGGGCGCGAAGCGCTGGATCTCGTGGAGCACGTCGTCGACGAAGATCTCGACGCGGTTGACCCGCACGTTGTCCGACGCGACGACCTCGCATCGCTTCGCGCCGTTGGAGGCCACCTCGCTGTAGACGCCGGAGATGACCGCGCCGCCCGCCGGGGCGCTCCAGCGGACGCTGGGCCGGACCTCGTCGGGGGCCGGCGGCGGCGGCTGGAAGCCATCGAAGAAGAAGCCGGCGATCTCGTCCGCCCCCGGGAGCGCCCCGTACGTGACCCGGGTGGGCGACACGCAGGTCACCAGCCGCCCGGCGAGCTCGGGTCGCTCGACGGTCACCGTCAGCAGGTCGCCGGCGAGGTTGAAGAACCCGACCCCCCGGTCGTCGTAGTCGGTGCGCGGCAGGCGGTTCGTGGTGACCTGGCGGACGCTGTCGCCGGACGGGCCGCGCACCACTTCGATGCGGACCTCGAGGTCGCTGCCCCTGCCCCAGTCGCAGTAGCCGGCGGCGGATGCCGAGCCCGTGTTGAGCACGACGACGAACTCCGTGTGGCGGCCGTTCTGGACGACCGGGACGGGCTGGTGGAACCGCACCTGGGTGGTGAGCCGCCCGGTGTCGGGGTCGTGCGCGATGGTGAGCTGTGCCGCATCCGGCCGGGAGTAGCCATCCGCCGAGCCGACGTCGCCGGCGGGGTCGAGGAGCGTGCCCGAGCGCGGCGCGCCGACCGCCGTCCCCGCCAGGACGAGCAGCAGGATCAGCGATGGGACGAGCCGGCGCGCGATGCGCATGGGTGCTTCCTCCGGGGCCGGTGGGGGGCGGGGCGCTCACCCCGCCGGGGGGCGAGCGTATGTCCCGCCACGGTTTCGTAAACCTGGTCGCTCGGGGGGTTCTCCGCGACGTCCGGCCGCGGCCCGCTAGGCGCGGGGCCGCGCGAGCAGTCGGACGGACGCGCGCCGGCCGCCGGTGCCCTTGAGGCCGACGGCGACGCGGACCGTGCTGCGGGCGAGGCGGCGCGGCAGCACCAGCTTGCAGGCCACCCTGCGCCCGGCCCTCGCGCCCACCCTGCACCGCGCCACGGCGCGGCCGTTGCGGATGGCGCTGACGACCAGGCGCCCGTCGACCCGGGCGGTCGTGCGCACGGCGATGATGCGGCCGCGGCGCGTGACCGACGGCCGCACGAGCAGGCCGTTGCCGCCGGCCACGGCCGCCCCGCCGGTGGGCAGCCCCGGCGCGCCGACCTTCGGCGGCACCGGCGCGATTGCGATCTGGACCTGCGCGGAGACGGACGGGTCGTCGGCGCTCGTGGCGCGGATCGTCGCCGTGCCCCCGGCCGGCGGCGTGGCCGGGGCCACGTAGAGCCCGCCGGGCGAGATCGCGCCGGCGCTCGCGCTCCAGGTGACTGCGCCCGCGGGGGACAGGACGGCGCCGAGCTGGACCGAGGTGCCCGCCACCATGGACGCCGGCGCGCCGGAGATCTGCAGGGTCGGCGCGGTGCGCTGCCCGACCTGGATCGTCACGGGCGCCGTCGCCGGGTTGCGGGGGAACCCGGCGACCTCGCCGCTGCCGCTGTGCGCCGTGAAGGTGAAGGAGTCGGGCCCCGAGTAGCGCGGGTCCGGCGTGTACAGCACCTGGCCGCCGGTGATCTCCTGCCCCACCGCCACGTTGAGCGTGCCGTGGGCGGGGGCCGACGCGACCCGGAACCGCCTGGCGCCGGCCGCGCCGCCGCCGTGGGTGAGGGCGGCGAGCGTGATCGGCCGCGCCGACGAGCCGCCCGGCACCTGCACGGGCCCGACCGGCTGCGCGACGTGGCCGGGGATCGTGAACGCCGTGTAGGCCGAGCCGTTGTTGCCCTCGTTCGACTCGCGGATCACGTTGTTCGGGTCGGAGACCGCCGACAGGCGGTACGGGCCGGGCGCCGTGCGGGAGACGTCGACCCACTGGAAGGTGAGTCCGGCGTCGTAGACGTCGCGCCATCCGGCGGACACGCCCATGGACAGCTCGGTGGCCCACGGCTTGCCCTGCTGGCAGAACGCCTGGGGCGAGTACGCCTGCTCGTCGCGCACCGGGGCGCTGCTCGGCGTCCACTCGATGTCGTACAGGCAGAAGCCGACCTTCTGCCCCGGGGCGACCTCGACGGTGCTGTCCGCCCGCACCAGCGAGTAGTACATCGCGTTCATCAGGTGGAAGTGGTCGTGACCGTCGGCGGTCTCGTAGGTCACCCGCGGCGCGCCGACCTCCGTCCAGGTGGAGCCGTCCCAGGTGCGCTGCTTCATGCCGCCGCCGACGCTCGGGTCGCCGGTGATGTCGAGCGGGCCGGTGCCGACGTTGGTCACGTAGCCGTCGAAGCGCAGCAGCAGCCGGCCGCCGTTGGCCTCGAGGTACGCGTTGCGCGGCGGATCGGAGCGCAGATCCGGCATCCCGCTGTTGGGGGCACCGAAGCCGATGATCGGCAGGGCGGCGGCCGCGGAGGCCGCGACGGCGAGGAGGGGGAGGATGGTTCTGCGTGTCGGCATTGGGCGAACCTATGAGAACCGACGATCGGCGGGCCACTAGACGAACGGGGGGGTCGGCCCCGCCGCGGGTATCATCCGGCGATGGCCGAGATCCGGGTCACCGTCCGCCTGTTCGCCTCGCTGCGCGAGGCCGCCGGCACCGGCTCGCTCGACATGCGCCTGCCGCCGGCCACCCCCGTCGGGGCGGTGTGGAGCCACCTGCCCGACGCCCTGCGCGCGGGCGCGCCGCCCGAGGGGCTGCGCTACGCGCTGAACCACGTGTGGACCCTGCCCGGCGCCCCCCTGCGCGAGGGCGACGAGGTGGCGCTGGTGCTGCCGGTGTCGGGCGGATGATCGGGCTCAACGAGGGGCCCATCGACCCCGCGGCGGTCCTCGCCGCGGTCGCCGACCCGGACCACGGCGGCACCGCGCTGTTCGTGGGCACCACCCGCCGCGAGGCGGGCGAGCGCGAGGTGGCCGAGCTGTTCTACGAGGCCTACGAGGAGCTCGCCCTGGCCGAGATGCAGGCGATCGCCGAGGAGGCCCGCGAGGCCTACGGCGCGAAGGTCGCCGTGCTGCACCGCGTCGGCGCGGTGGCCGTGGGCGAGCCGAGCGTCGCGGTGGCGGCCTCGGCCGGCCACCGGCCGGCGGCGTTCGCGGCATGCCGCCACGTCATCGACGAGCTCAAGGCGCGGGCGCCCATCTGGAAGCAGGCCGTGCGCGCCGACGGCGCGGCGGCCTGGATGGACGGCCGCGCCGTCGCACCCGTCCCCGAGGCCGCGAGGAGGCCCGATGCCCGCTGACCCGTCCCGCCCCGGCATTGGCCTCGACGAGCCGATGGTCGCGCCGCCCATCCCCGACGTCGACCAGGAGGTCGACCAGGAGGAGGAGCTGTGGACCGACGACTCCGGTGAGGACTACAGCGGCTGGTACTGCGTCCGCACCGACCCGTGGCCCTGCCCGGCCGAGGGGTGCACCTTCGTCGCCCAGTTCCTCACCGCGGCGCACCTGGTGATCGTGTGGCCCGAGATCGACGACCCCAGCCTGCTGCGCCACGCGGCGGCCGCCCGCGACGCCGGCCGCAACCCCCGGCCCGAGGTCTACGAGCCGGCGTTCGGCCCGGCCTGCTCGTACTACCAGTGGGAGGCGGCCGGCCACCCGGTGCACGCCGTGCGCGGCGGCGGCGAGGGGGACGTCTACTCCAAGCGCCGGTAGGGCGCGGCGCGGCCGCGCCGCGCCGCGCCGGGGTCAGTCGATCACGATCCCGATGACGACCTGACGCACGACGCCGTCGCGCACCCGCAGCAGCGTGACGCGCCGGCCCGGCTCCTCGGCCCCCAGCACGCACGAGCGGACGCCGCCGAGCGACCGGCAGGTGAGGCCCCGGATCGTGCTGCGCGCACGGGCCTCCGTCGAGCCCACGCCCACGCCCCCGCGGGTGCGGTGCGCCGGCGAGCGGGTCGACACCGAGGTCACGCGGCGCGCGCCCTGCAGCGTCACGGTGAGCCCGCGGTAGAGCAGCCGCGTGCGCGGGCCGAAGATGGTGGTGTCGTGCACGGTCCGCACCGGCGCACCGAGCACGTCGCGGACGCGCTCCTCGGTCTGGCCGATCTTCGCGCCGGCGATGCCGTGCTGCGGCACGATCAGCGCCGCGGCGCCCGCGGCGGGGAGGGCGAGGCCCGCGCTCGCCGCCGCCGCGCAGAGCCATCCGATGCGTCGTGCGGTGATCATGCGGCGAGCCTACCGGCGTCAGCGCCGCCGCGGGAAGACGTCCAGCGTCAGCGAGGCCACCCGGTCGAGGATCAGCACGCCGTCGAGGTGGTCGATCTCGTGGAGGATCGCCCGGGCCTCGAAGCCGGCCGACTCGATGCGCCGCCGCGCCCCGTCGAGGCCGGTGGCCTCCACGGTCACCCGGGTCGCGCGGCGCACGTTGGCCGTGATGTCGGGCAGCGACAGGCACCCCTCGCGGCCGATCTCCTCGCCGTCGGCCTCGAGCACGACCGGGTCGATGAGCCACAGCGGCCCCTGGGCGTCGGGCGCCTTGCGGTGGCCGGTGCAGTCGACCCAGGCCATCCGCCACATCTCGCCGATCTGGGGCGCGGCGATGCCGACGGTGCGCGGGAACGACCGCGCCGTCTCCACCAGGTCCCCGGCCAGGCGCAGGGCCGCGGGGCCGGGATCGCCGACGGGGGCGCAGCGCTCCTTGAGCCGGCGGTCGGGGTAGCGCAGGACCTCGCGGATCACGCCGCCCGCCCCGCGACGCGGGCGCGCGCACCACTCGCGGCGCGGGGCACTAGAGGACCTCGTCGCCCTCGTGCTCGATGCTCATCTCCACGCCGTGCGACTCCGCGACCCGCCGCAGCGCGCGGCGCAGCCCGTCGAGGGGGGCGCCGGCCTCGTGCTCGAACTCGATGCCGAGCACGTAGAGCGGCGGGTCGCCCACCACGCGGGCGGTGAGGTCGACGATGTTCGCCCCGTGGGT harbors:
- a CDS encoding MoaD/ThiS family protein, which produces MAEIRVTVRLFASLREAAGTGSLDMRLPPATPVGAVWSHLPDALRAGAPPEGLRYALNHVWTLPGAPLREGDEVALVLPVSGG
- a CDS encoding molybdenum cofactor biosynthesis protein MoaE, yielding MIGLNEGPIDPAAVLAAVADPDHGGTALFVGTTRREAGEREVAELFYEAYEELALAEMQAIAEEAREAYGAKVAVLHRVGAVAVGEPSVAVAASAGHRPAAFAACRHVIDELKARAPIWKQAVRADGAAAWMDGRAVAPVPEAARRPDAR
- a CDS encoding lysyl oxidase family protein, with the protein product MPTRRTILPLLAVAASAAAALPIIGFGAPNSGMPDLRSDPPRNAYLEANGGRLLLRFDGYVTNVGTGPLDITGDPSVGGGMKQRTWDGSTWTEVGAPRVTYETADGHDHFHLMNAMYYSLVRADSTVEVAPGQKVGFCLYDIEWTPSSAPVRDEQAYSPQAFCQQGKPWATELSMGVSAGWRDVYDAGLTFQWVDVSRTAPGPYRLSAVSDPNNVIRESNEGNNGSAYTAFTIPGHVAQPVGPVQVPGGSSARPITLAALTHGGGAAGARRFRVASAPAHGTLNVAVGQEITGGQVLYTPDPRYSGPDSFTFTAHSGSGEVAGFPRNPATAPVTIQVGQRTAPTLQISGAPASMVAGTSVQLGAVLSPAGAVTWSASAGAISPGGLYVAPATPPAGGTATIRATSADDPSVSAQVQIAIAPVPPKVGAPGLPTGGAAVAGGNGLLVRPSVTRRGRIIAVRTTARVDGRLVVSAIRNGRAVARCRVGARAGRRVACKLVLPRRLARSTVRVAVGLKGTGGRRASVRLLARPRA
- a CDS encoding peptide deformylase — its product is MIREVLRYPDRRLKERCAPVGDPGPAALRLAGDLVETARSFPRTVGIAAPQIGEMWRMAWVDCTGHRKAPDAQGPLWLIDPVVLEADGEEIGREGCLSLPDITANVRRATRVTVEATGLDGARRRIESAGFEARAILHEIDHLDGVLILDRVASLTLDVFPRRR
- a CDS encoding Ig-like domain-containing protein, giving the protein MRIARRLVPSLILLLVLAGTAVGAPRSGTLLDPAGDVGSADGYSRPDAAQLTIAHDPDTGRLTTQVRFHQPVPVVQNGRHTEFVVVLNTGSASAAGYCDWGRGSDLEVRIEVVRGPSGDSVRQVTTNRLPRTDYDDRGVGFFNLAGDLLTVTVERPELAGRLVTCVSPTRVTYGALPGADEIAGFFFDGFQPPPPAPDEVRPSVRWSAPAGGAVISGVYSEVASNGAKRCEVVASDNVRVNRVEIFVDDVLHEIQRFAPWGCELDTRKLTEGQHTLRAEAFDEANNRAVASITVTVRNTGAPPPPPPPPVEIPIDIVPVTPRDPAPTPAVPAVPVTGAPPAPPVVPVISSRLEPFVRCRVVRSMVRWCRVKPGAFLSVRVTGGDGRLRKDVSGRVRVQITCSPRRACADGRTIRLRTAAPKLKTLLGRRPLAVGTRIDFRITRPGAIGSYHRLKITRNGPATKTCELVGTRIRACG